A segment of the Trifolium pratense cultivar HEN17-A07 linkage group LG7, ARS_RC_1.1, whole genome shotgun sequence genome:
ACCCAAACCCTCCACCAAGACCAATACCAAGATCCACAATCTCTTCTCAAACAAGACCCAATCGAAATTTGCACTTCTCTTTGGGTCAAAACTTTCTCTTCCCCAAAAACCACTTCATTCCCATATCTCACCGGTTATCTCTCCAATTTCGATCTTTGGGTCTTCTCTTATCAACGTTCTTGTGCTCATGTCACCGGAACTTTCCCTCCTAGAAACGCCATTCACACCAATATCCTACGCGATCTTCTTTCTTTGCGAAACGCAGTTATTCGCGGTCGTTTTGTTTGGGATGATAAAACTCATCAATTGCTTAAACCCCCAAATGATAAAACCTACAAAAAACCATTATCAAAACGGaaatttcaagtttttcttgATTCTAATGAGACTTGTTTTCAAGATAGGGTTGTTCAGGAGGTTCTGTTGAGTATTCTGGAACCGGTTTTTGAACCTAAGTTTTCTCCGAAATCGCATGCTTTTAGACCGGGGAGAAATGCACATACTGTTATTCGTAGTATTCGGAGTAATTTCGCAGGTTATTTGTGGTTTTTGAAGGGTGATTTGAGTGAAATTTTTGATAGAGTTGATACTGATGTTGTGATGGAATGTGTTGAAAAGGGTACTAGAGATAAGAAAGTTTTGGGTTTGATAAAATCGGCATTGATGGGTCGTGTGTCACGGAGAGTAGTGGAAGGTGAGGTTTTGAAGAAAGATAAGAAGAGGAAAGCTACTAAGAAGAGGATTCTTAAAGAGAATGAACCGAAACCGGATCCTTATTGGTTAAGAACATTCTTTAGTTTTGCTCCTGAGGAAGCTGTTAAGGTACCTTGTTATGGTCATTGTGGGATTTTAAGTCCATTGCTTGCTAATGTTTGTCTTAATGAATTGGATCATATGATAGAAAAAATGGTTGTTGAGTTTTTTAGACCTTGTAAGTTTGATTCTATATGGAAATATTCAATTGATGATGCTTGTCATAACCCTGCTTGGCCTGAGTTTGTTCCGTCGAGTGGTAAAGAGAAAACTAGGAAGATGGATTACATAAGATATGGTGGTCATTTTTTGATTGGGATTAGGGGTCCTAGAGAGGATGCTGTTGAAATTAGGAAGAAAATTGTTGAGTTTTGTGAGAATAGTTTTGGGATAAGGTTAGATAATTCCAAGTTGGAGATTGACCATATTGCAAGGGGTATTCAGTTCTTGGATCATATAATATGCAGAAGGGTGATACATCCAACCTTGAGATATACAGGTTCTGGAGGTAACATAGTGAGTAAGAAGGGTGTGGGAACTTTGCTTTCGGTTACTGCTAGCTTACAACAATGCATTCGTCAGTTTAGGCGGATTGAGCTTGTTAAGGGTGATAAAGACCCCGAGCCACTTCCGTGTAATCCCATGTTGTATTCAGGTCAAGCTCATACAAACTCACAGATGAATAAGTTCCTTGAGACAATGGCTGATTGGTATAAATATGCTGATAATCGTAAAAAGGTTGTTGGCTTTTGTGCCTACGTGGTTCGCAGCTCTTTGGCTAAGTTGTATGCTGCTAGGTATAGGCTGAAATCTCGTGCCAAAGTGTACGGAATAGCTTCGCGAAATCTCAGCCGGCCACTGAGGGAGAGTACCAACAATTCTGCACCTGAGTATTCAGATCTTTTGAGGATGGGGTTGGTTGATCCAATTGAAGGTGTTCAGTTTTCGCATATGTCCTTGATTCCATCTTGCGATTATACTCCGTTTCCGAGAAACTGGATACCAGATCATGAGAGGGTGTTGCATGAGTACATAAAACTTGATAATCCTAAATTTTTCTGTGACCTGCTCAGATATATTAAGCAAAAAGGCTTAAGTATTCCTCAAGATGAAATTTCTCAAATGGTATGGGACTACAAAACTCTCGGTGTTAGGTATTTTCGATCTGACAGGGATAAAGAAGTAAAAGCTGATTTAAAGGAGATAACTGAGTAAGTTTGGTATTGATTGAAAATTAGTGGAATCTTCTCAATATCAAGGCTCTGCTTCAAAATTGATGATCATCTCATAGAAATATGGTTATGTGCATTATTGAGCAATTTTCTCTGTTGAGTGTAAAAGTCTTTTAGATTATATTCTATCTAACAAGAAATGTTACTAGTTCATGCTGACATTATCTATACATGAAAGGTAGAATGTGTTCTTTGGAAGGGTGAAACTGAGATATCACAGTGTTGTAACTTGTAATTAACTACCAACAATATTGAACATGGCAACATGTACTAACAGAATTTTCTGCATTGTAGAATTGTGCTTAAGTCAAGCTTTTTCATTAGATTTTACATAAATGCTGAAATTTAAATATGTTGGGATCCTTTTCCTCTCTGCATCAGACCATAATGTTTGGTGATATATTTTCTGTAaccttgtaagttgtaacaatTCTTGTTATGTTTGGATGACtttgtttttcctttcagaAACCTGATCAAATACAGGTTTGATCCAATTTACAATTGTCTGCACTTTCGGATGCTCAAGTATTGCAGTTAGGGGTGCTCGGGGTTCGGTTTGAATCGGTTTTGAGgtaaaaactcatccgatccaaaaataaatttacccACGGTTCGGTTTtcggatgacaaataaaaaaagctGATCCAATCCAAAAGAGGCACTTCATTGATCAATTTCGGATTTACCGACCATTGACTTTGTAATATGGCTTTTCATTCTTGCTACTTTTCTTGTTCACCAACTGAAATTGACTCTCATCAGCTTGAGGAGATTGGCTAGTTGAACTTTTGATCAAATCATCATCACTATTGCCACAAGCAACATCAATGTTTTCTTGAGACTCAATTTCAACCATATTAGTCCATGACTCTCTAAAGAACTTTTCAAGAGAAGCCAAATTTACAGAACTTGGGCTTTGAGTCTCATCATTCATCACTATGAACTTGAATTTCATCAACAAATTCAGAGTTTGCAACTGAATTTCATCATCATTAACTTGTGTAGATTCAACACTGATGAAATATTATTGACCACAAACACATTTTCATCAACCTCGGGGTTGTCAACTCTATGATCATTGATTACAGAAGTATCATTCTTACCCTCATTTAGAACAGTTACCTCAGTAATCAACTTTGGATCTTCGAGAAGATTTTGTTGATCATTCGTTGAGGTACATGCATTAACACCACCACATTCTTCTCTGAAATTTTCCGATCATCCCTAGTTTGAACAAAGACTTGCTTTGATTTAGGGATAGTCTTATTCGCGACtttagggggtgtattggattgagatttcaaaggattttaaaagacttttttatgataaaaaaatcttgtggtattcaatcaagacttttacaaaagttaaataaatcttgtggtattcaattaagacaattaagatatttttttaagtcaaCAAAATttgttggtattcaattaagatttcttagtatttttaaaatgtctgttggtattcaaaagtAGAGCTAGGGCCTTAAGGGgtcggccctttaaggggcggacccacttattcctgattattaattttattta
Coding sequences within it:
- the LOC123899558 gene encoding nuclear intron maturase 1, mitochondrial-like → MSLRQFIKHLQPIHITPKKLSPFPFLFTRSLQTTTQTLHQDQYQDPQSLLKQDPIEICTSLWVKTFSSPKTTSFPYLTGYLSNFDLWVFSYQRSCAHVTGTFPPRNAIHTNILRDLLSLRNAVIRGRFVWDDKTHQLLKPPNDKTYKKPLSKRKFQVFLDSNETCFQDRVVQEVLLSILEPVFEPKFSPKSHAFRPGRNAHTVIRSIRSNFAGYLWFLKGDLSEIFDRVDTDVVMECVEKGTRDKKVLGLIKSALMGRVSRRVVEGEVLKKDKKRKATKKRILKENEPKPDPYWLRTFFSFAPEEAVKVPCYGHCGILSPLLANVCLNELDHMIEKMVVEFFRPCKFDSIWKYSIDDACHNPAWPEFVPSSGKEKTRKMDYIRYGGHFLIGIRGPREDAVEIRKKIVEFCENSFGIRLDNSKLEIDHIARGIQFLDHIICRRVIHPTLRYTGSGGNIVSKKGVGTLLSVTASLQQCIRQFRRIELVKGDKDPEPLPCNPMLYSGQAHTNSQMNKFLETMADWYKYADNRKKVVGFCAYVVRSSLAKLYAARYRLKSRAKVYGIASRNLSRPLRESTNNSAPEYSDLLRMGLVDPIEGVQFSHMSLIPSCDYTPFPRNWIPDHERVLHEYIKLDNPKFFCDLLRYIKQKGLSIPQDEISQMVWDYKTLGVRYFRSDRDKEVKADLKEITE